Proteins co-encoded in one Ooceraea biroi isolate clonal line C1 chromosome 9, Obir_v5.4, whole genome shotgun sequence genomic window:
- the LOC105284669 gene encoding uncharacterized protein LOC105284669 isoform X3, which yields MDVDRDLEYGYGWNRYTMTFMGLWPENRNLGRISSYRAMVPILMMLCFVCAPQSANLPFIWGDFDLVIENLSMGNITITISMLKTVVFWSNSRHLKALVTCMTKDWNLTVDKRDRKTMLDVARITRSLSIYSTLLCQTVLVTYVAMRCYMIRQIGRQMFFRGYFPYNATVSPLYEFTFVGQILGATYAAITYTTVDTFIATLVLHTCGQLSNLRRELTDLRAGTSEEFQARLGKIVIRHEYLNRFAETIEDNFNMMLLMQMLGCSVQLCCQCLQAFMSVVSGEINEFFIFQFIFLVPYVIYVLLQLYLYCYIGERLLVEDPSCKIRASRGNGRIWLCTFPRRILEEWCSQFERSSRSTSLKNFFQKRASLLTRT from the exons ACTTGGAATATGGCTACGGATGGAATCGTTACACCATGACGTTCATGGGACTTTGGCCGGAAAATCGAAATCTCGGTCGAATCTCGAGCTATAGAGCGATGGTCCCCATTCTAATGATGCTCTGCTTCGTGTGTGCGCCACAGTCGGCCAATCTACCGTTCATCTGGGGCGACTTTGACTTGGTGATAGAAAATTTGTCCATGGGAAACATAACGATTACGATTTCCATGTTGAAGACCGTTGTGTTTTGGTCCAACAGTAGAC ATCTCAAGGCGCTTGTGACGTGCATGACGAAGGACTGGAACCTGACGGTGGACAAGAGGGACCGCAAGACGATGCTGGACGTGGCAAGAATCACGAGAAGTCTGTCCATATACAGCACGCTGCTGTGCCAGACCGTGCTAGTGACTTACGTCGCGATGCGATGCTACATGATCCGGCAGATCGGTCGTCAGATGTTCTTCCGCGGCTACTTCCCTTACAATGCGACCGTCAGCCCTTTGTACGAGTTTACGTTCGTCGGGCAGATCCTCGGTGCCACGTACGCGGCGATCACTTACACGACGGTGGACACCTTCATCGCCACCCTGGTTCTTCACACGTGTGGCCAGCTGTCGAATTTGCGCCGCGAGCTGACCGATCTGCGCGCTGGCACGAGCGAGGAATTCCAGGCGAGATTGGGCAAGATCGTGATCAGGCACGAATATCTCAATAG GTTCGCGGAAACAATCGAGGACAACTTCAACATGATGCTGCTGATGCAGATGTTGGGATGCTCGGTCCAACTCTGCTGCCAATGCCTGCAGGCATTTATG TCGGTGGTCAGTGGCGAGATAAACGAGTTTTTCATCTTTCAGTTCATCTTCCTGGTTCCCTATGTGATTTACGTTCTGCTGCAGCTGTATCTGTACTGTTACATCGGCGAGAGATTGCTCGTCGAG GATCCTAGCTGCAAAATCCGGGCTTCGCGAGGGAACGGAAGAATCTGGCTTTGCACTTTTCCGAGACGGATTCTAGAAGAATGGTGCTCGCAATTTGAACGATCATCGAGATCCACGAGCTTGAAAAACTTCTTTCAAAAACGTGCTTCGTTACTTACGCGCACGTAA
- the LOC105284669 gene encoding odorant receptor 13a isoform X1 encodes MDVDRDLEYGYGWNRYTMTFMGLWPENRNLGRISSYRAMVPILMMLCFVCAPQSANLPFIWGDFDLVIENLSMGNITITISMLKTVVFWSNSRHLKALVTCMTKDWNLTVDKRDRKTMLDVARITRSLSIYSTLLCQTVLVTYVAMRCYMIRQIGRQMFFRGYFPYNATVSPLYEFTFVGQILGATYAAITYTTVDTFIATLVLHTCGQLSNLRRELTDLRAGTSEEFQARLGKIVIRHEYLNRFAETIEDNFNMMLLMQMLGCSVQLCCQCLQAFMSVVSGEINEFFIFQFIFLVPYVIYVLLQLYLYCYIGERLLVESTQIAYAAYDCSWYDLSAYEVRSLIIIIYRARSPLTITAGRFCSFNRELFSEVLKRSVAYMSCLYAMKGTQRNEN; translated from the exons ACTTGGAATATGGCTACGGATGGAATCGTTACACCATGACGTTCATGGGACTTTGGCCGGAAAATCGAAATCTCGGTCGAATCTCGAGCTATAGAGCGATGGTCCCCATTCTAATGATGCTCTGCTTCGTGTGTGCGCCACAGTCGGCCAATCTACCGTTCATCTGGGGCGACTTTGACTTGGTGATAGAAAATTTGTCCATGGGAAACATAACGATTACGATTTCCATGTTGAAGACCGTTGTGTTTTGGTCCAACAGTAGAC ATCTCAAGGCGCTTGTGACGTGCATGACGAAGGACTGGAACCTGACGGTGGACAAGAGGGACCGCAAGACGATGCTGGACGTGGCAAGAATCACGAGAAGTCTGTCCATATACAGCACGCTGCTGTGCCAGACCGTGCTAGTGACTTACGTCGCGATGCGATGCTACATGATCCGGCAGATCGGTCGTCAGATGTTCTTCCGCGGCTACTTCCCTTACAATGCGACCGTCAGCCCTTTGTACGAGTTTACGTTCGTCGGGCAGATCCTCGGTGCCACGTACGCGGCGATCACTTACACGACGGTGGACACCTTCATCGCCACCCTGGTTCTTCACACGTGTGGCCAGCTGTCGAATTTGCGCCGCGAGCTGACCGATCTGCGCGCTGGCACGAGCGAGGAATTCCAGGCGAGATTGGGCAAGATCGTGATCAGGCACGAATATCTCAATAG GTTCGCGGAAACAATCGAGGACAACTTCAACATGATGCTGCTGATGCAGATGTTGGGATGCTCGGTCCAACTCTGCTGCCAATGCCTGCAGGCATTTATG TCGGTGGTCAGTGGCGAGATAAACGAGTTTTTCATCTTTCAGTTCATCTTCCTGGTTCCCTATGTGATTTACGTTCTGCTGCAGCTGTATCTGTACTGTTACATCGGCGAGAGATTGCTCGTCGAG AGTACGCAAATAGCATACGCGGCATACGACTGCAGTTGGTACGATTTGTCGGCGTACGAAGTCAGATCACTCATCATTATCATATACCGAGCTCGATCGCCGTTGACCATTACTGCGGGTCGGTTTTGTTCTTTCAACCGAGAGCTTTTCAGCGAG GTCTTGAAGAGATCGGTAGCTTATATGTCGTGCTTGTACGCGATGAAAGGAACCCAACGAAACGAAAATTAA
- the LOC105284669 gene encoding odorant receptor 13a isoform X2, which translates to MDVDRDLEYGYGWNRYTMTFMGLWPENRNLGRISSYRAMVPILMMLCFVCAPQSANLPFIWGDFDLVIENLSMGNITITISMLKTVVFWSNSRHLKALVTCMTKDWNLTVDKRDRKTMLDVARITRSLSIYSTLLCQTVLVTYVAMRCYMIRQIGRQMFFRGYFPYNATVSPLYEFTFVGQILGATYAAITYTTVDTFIATLVLHTCGQLSNLRRELTDLRAGTSEEFQARLGKIVIRHEYLNRFAETIEDNFNMMLLMQMLGCSVQLCCQCLQAFMFIFLVPYVIYVLLQLYLYCYIGERLLVESTQIAYAAYDCSWYDLSAYEVRSLIIIIYRARSPLTITAGRFCSFNRELFSEVLKRSVAYMSCLYAMKGTQRNEN; encoded by the exons ACTTGGAATATGGCTACGGATGGAATCGTTACACCATGACGTTCATGGGACTTTGGCCGGAAAATCGAAATCTCGGTCGAATCTCGAGCTATAGAGCGATGGTCCCCATTCTAATGATGCTCTGCTTCGTGTGTGCGCCACAGTCGGCCAATCTACCGTTCATCTGGGGCGACTTTGACTTGGTGATAGAAAATTTGTCCATGGGAAACATAACGATTACGATTTCCATGTTGAAGACCGTTGTGTTTTGGTCCAACAGTAGAC ATCTCAAGGCGCTTGTGACGTGCATGACGAAGGACTGGAACCTGACGGTGGACAAGAGGGACCGCAAGACGATGCTGGACGTGGCAAGAATCACGAGAAGTCTGTCCATATACAGCACGCTGCTGTGCCAGACCGTGCTAGTGACTTACGTCGCGATGCGATGCTACATGATCCGGCAGATCGGTCGTCAGATGTTCTTCCGCGGCTACTTCCCTTACAATGCGACCGTCAGCCCTTTGTACGAGTTTACGTTCGTCGGGCAGATCCTCGGTGCCACGTACGCGGCGATCACTTACACGACGGTGGACACCTTCATCGCCACCCTGGTTCTTCACACGTGTGGCCAGCTGTCGAATTTGCGCCGCGAGCTGACCGATCTGCGCGCTGGCACGAGCGAGGAATTCCAGGCGAGATTGGGCAAGATCGTGATCAGGCACGAATATCTCAATAG GTTCGCGGAAACAATCGAGGACAACTTCAACATGATGCTGCTGATGCAGATGTTGGGATGCTCGGTCCAACTCTGCTGCCAATGCCTGCAGGCATTTATG TTCATCTTCCTGGTTCCCTATGTGATTTACGTTCTGCTGCAGCTGTATCTGTACTGTTACATCGGCGAGAGATTGCTCGTCGAG AGTACGCAAATAGCATACGCGGCATACGACTGCAGTTGGTACGATTTGTCGGCGTACGAAGTCAGATCACTCATCATTATCATATACCGAGCTCGATCGCCGTTGACCATTACTGCGGGTCGGTTTTGTTCTTTCAACCGAGAGCTTTTCAGCGAG GTCTTGAAGAGATCGGTAGCTTATATGTCGTGCTTGTACGCGATGAAAGGAACCCAACGAAACGAAAATTAA
- the LOC105284667 gene encoding uncharacterized protein LOC105284667, producing MLINARVLIVVALMSCDVYARTAEDRDPYKTVEDRKYSGSMLAEIAKELVQRSATSSQVLNLNLSNLLLLLVLKAVVFGAGYLGNHGYKGRELEDDNVMSEGELTLALGYLIGDTCLYRAACEEPHVAREYLGAAEMLLQTMKLMPQSLPTEHSYETTMAEFRKAIEYGSTERCPPEYTCKKEGINNFLRSEKR from the exons ATGTTAATCAACGCGAGAGTGCTCATAGTCGTCGCGCTAATGAGCTGCGACGTGTACGCTCGCACGGCCGAAGATCGAGACCCTTACAAGACGGTTGAAGACAGGAAATACTCCGGCTCCATGTTGGCTGAGATCGCGAAAGAACTCGTGCAGAGATCGGCGACCAGTAGCCAG GTACTAAATTTAAATCTCTCAAACCTGCTGCTACTTCTGGTGCTCAAAGCAGTCGTTTTCGGTGCCGGTTATTTAGGAAACCACGGATACAAGGGACGCGAATTAGAAGAtg ACAATGTCATGTCGGAAGGCGAACTCACGCTGGCTCTTGGATACTTAATTGGCGACACATGTCTGTACAGAGCAGCTTGTGAGGAACCTCACGTTGCAAGAGAATATCTCGGCGCGGCGGAAATGCTCTTGCAAACGATGAAATTGATGCCACA AAGCTTACCCACAGAACACAGCTATGAGACGACAATGGCCGAATTCCGGAAGGCAATCGAATACGGCAGTACCGAACGATGTCCGCCAGAGTATACCTGCAAAAAGgaaggaataaataattttctgcgaAGCGAGAAAAGATAA
- the LOC105284676 gene encoding proteasome subunit alpha type-3, producing the protein MSSIGTGYDLSASQFSPDGRVFQVEYAHKAVENGGTVIGLRGKNGVVFAVEKIVTSKLYEAGANKRIFNIDQHVGMAVSGIISDARQIAETARSEAASYKSQYGVGIPLKYLNERVSMYMHAYTLYSAVRPYGCSVLLGSYDTDGPALYMIDPSGVSYGYYGCAVGKAKQSAKTEIEKLKLPEMTCKELVKEAARIIYLVHDELKDKQFELEMSWVGEHTNGRHERVPTDLKTEAELKARQAMAEDSDSDTEDM; encoded by the exons ATGAGTTCCATCGGTACAGGA TACGATCTGTCCGCCTCGCAATTTTCGCCGGACGGACGTGTGTTTCAAGTGGAATACGCTCATAAAGCGGTGGAGAATGGAGG AACAGTGATTGGCTTGCGAGGAAAGAATGGCGTGGTATTTGCCGTCGAGAAGATAGTGACATCAAAGCTGTACGAGGCAGGCGCCAACAAACGGATATTCAATATAGACCAGCACGTTGGCATGGCGGTGTCCGGCATAATATCGGACGCGCGACAGATCGCAGAGACCGCGCGGTCGGAAGCGGCTAGTTACAAGTCACAGTACGGCGTTGGTATCCCGCTCAAGTATCTGAACGAGAGAGTCTCCATGTACATGCACGCGTATACTCTGTATTCCGCTGTACGTCCGTACGGCTGCTCCGTCTTGCTGGGTTCTTACGACACCGATGGACCAGCATTGTACATGATTGACCCCTCAGGAGTATCATATGGCTATTACGGCTGTGCAGTAG GTAAAGCGAAACAGTCAGCGAAGACCGAGATCGAGAAGCTGAAGCTGCCGGAGATGACGTGCAAAGAGCTGGTGAAGGAGGCAGCTCGTATCATTTACCTCGTTCACGACGAGCTGAAGGATAAGCAGTTCGAGCTGGAGATGAGCTGGGTAGGCGAGCACACCAATGGCAGGCATGAGCGCGTACCGACCGACCTGAAGACCGAAGCCGAGTTGAAGGCGCGGCAGGCGATGGCCGAGGATTCTGACAGCGACACCGAGGACATGTAA
- the LOC105284683 gene encoding green-sensitive opsin isoform X2 — translation MSLNLSGDLPLDDALIVEEQVSTGIYIFSAITLGLIGFFGFVLNLLVILSVVKDSKALWTPNNVILINMVVGDLLVAALGNPIAMTSAIAGTWYWSHNMCLCYAWFMTTMGFASIGNLTVMAIERFLLVACPIKAVSLKHSYVLALLVWMYALSLSLPPLFSWGKYGLEAGNISCSVSWELHDPETHSGTYIAFIFVLGFFLPVILISSSYCGIVRILRNMNKRISLSNRRETKVIRMVYLMILAFLIAWSPYAVLALATQYFYLDRRSTRCELVNDSIDVSSLIRQPCVIFLLILADPRITR, via the exons ATGTCTTTGAATTTGAGCGGCGATCTGCCACTGGACGACGCGTTGATCGTCGAGGAGCAAGTGTCGACCGGCATTTACATTTTCTCCGCGATCACGCTCGGTTTAATCGGTTTCTTCGGTTTTGTCCTGAATCTGCTGGTCATCCTGTCGGTCGTCAAGGACTCCAAGGCGCTATGGACGCCCAACAACGTGATCCTCATCAATATGGTC GTTGGGGATCTTCTAGTAGCTGCGCTAGGAAACCCTATCGCGATGACGTCGGCCATTGCGGGTACATGGTACTGGAGCCACAATATGTGTCTGTG TTACGCTTGGTTCATGACTACCATGGGGTTTGCCAGTATCGGAAACTTGACAGTGATGGCAATAGAGAGATTTCTACTAGTGGCATGCCCGATAAAGGCTGTATCGTTAAA GCATAGTTACGTGCTGGCACTCCTGGTTTGGATGtacgcgctctctctctcgttaccGCCACTCTTCAGCTGGGGAAAATATGGCCTGGAAGCGGGTAACATATCGTGTAGCGTCTCCTGGGAGTTGCATGATCCCGAGACGCACAGTGGCACTTACATCGCCTTTATATTTGTCCTCGGGTTCTTCCTCCCCGTTATACTAATCAGCAGCAGTTACTGCGGCATAGTAAGGATTTTGAGGAACATGAACAAGAGGATCA GTCTGAGCAACAGACGGGAAACGAAAGTTATAAGGATGGTGTATCTGATGATCCTCGCTTTCCTGATTGCTTGGTCGCCCTACGCCGTGCTTGCGCTCGCGACTCAGTACTTTTAC CTTGACCGCAGATCGACACGTTGTGAGCTAGTCAACGACTCAATTGATGTTTCTTCGCTTATAAGGCAGCCTTGTGTTATCTTCTTGTTGATCCTCGCTGATCCTCGCATAACACGGTAA
- the LOC105284683 gene encoding green-sensitive opsin isoform X1, with protein sequence MSLNLSGDLPLDDALIVEEQVSTGIYIFSAITLGLIGFFGFVLNLLVILSVVKDSKALWTPNNVILINMVVGDLLVAALGNPIAMTSAIAGTWYWSHNMCLCYAWFMTTMGFASIGNLTVMAIERFLLVACPIKAVSLKHSYVLALLVWMYALSLSLPPLFSWGKYGLEAGNISCSVSWELHDPETHSGTYIAFIFVLGFFLPVILISSSYCGIVRILRNMNKRISLSNRRETKVIRMVYLMILAFLIAWSPYAVLALATQYFYARTSYIVAVLPCLLAKSSICYNPIIYACLNVQFSRAWKKMFFINKSTTRNSQHTGMTTLNKKKMRNLNRRQQQQACQAKI encoded by the exons ATGTCTTTGAATTTGAGCGGCGATCTGCCACTGGACGACGCGTTGATCGTCGAGGAGCAAGTGTCGACCGGCATTTACATTTTCTCCGCGATCACGCTCGGTTTAATCGGTTTCTTCGGTTTTGTCCTGAATCTGCTGGTCATCCTGTCGGTCGTCAAGGACTCCAAGGCGCTATGGACGCCCAACAACGTGATCCTCATCAATATGGTC GTTGGGGATCTTCTAGTAGCTGCGCTAGGAAACCCTATCGCGATGACGTCGGCCATTGCGGGTACATGGTACTGGAGCCACAATATGTGTCTGTG TTACGCTTGGTTCATGACTACCATGGGGTTTGCCAGTATCGGAAACTTGACAGTGATGGCAATAGAGAGATTTCTACTAGTGGCATGCCCGATAAAGGCTGTATCGTTAAA GCATAGTTACGTGCTGGCACTCCTGGTTTGGATGtacgcgctctctctctcgttaccGCCACTCTTCAGCTGGGGAAAATATGGCCTGGAAGCGGGTAACATATCGTGTAGCGTCTCCTGGGAGTTGCATGATCCCGAGACGCACAGTGGCACTTACATCGCCTTTATATTTGTCCTCGGGTTCTTCCTCCCCGTTATACTAATCAGCAGCAGTTACTGCGGCATAGTAAGGATTTTGAGGAACATGAACAAGAGGATCA GTCTGAGCAACAGACGGGAAACGAAAGTTATAAGGATGGTGTATCTGATGATCCTCGCTTTCCTGATTGCTTGGTCGCCCTACGCCGTGCTTGCGCTCGCGACTCAGTACTTTTAC GCACGGACATCGTATATTGTGGCGGTGCTGCCCTGTCTCCTCGCCAAATCCTCTATCTGTTACAACCCCATAATATACGCGTGCCTGAACGTCCAATTCTCCCGCGCGTGGAAGAAGATGTTCTTTATTAATAAGAGCACAACTAGGAACAGCCAGCACACGGGTATGACCACATtgaacaagaaaaaaatgagaaatctCAATCGACGGCAGCAGCAACAGGCGTGTCAAGCAAAAATATAA
- the LOC105284683 gene encoding green-sensitive opsin isoform X5, producing the protein MSLNLSGDLPLDDALIVEEQVSTGIYIFSAITLGLIGFFGFVLNLLVILSVVKDSKALWTPNNVILINMVVGDLLVAALGNPIAMTSAIAGTWYWSHNMCLCYAWFMTTMGFASIGNLTVMAIERFLLVACPIKAVSLKHSYVLALLVWMYALSLSLPPLFSWGKYGLEAGNISCSVSWELHDPETHSGTYIAFIFVLGFFLPVILISSSYCGIVRILRNMNKRISLSNRRETKVIRMVYLMILAFLIAWSPYAVLALATQYFYSPTRS; encoded by the exons ATGTCTTTGAATTTGAGCGGCGATCTGCCACTGGACGACGCGTTGATCGTCGAGGAGCAAGTGTCGACCGGCATTTACATTTTCTCCGCGATCACGCTCGGTTTAATCGGTTTCTTCGGTTTTGTCCTGAATCTGCTGGTCATCCTGTCGGTCGTCAAGGACTCCAAGGCGCTATGGACGCCCAACAACGTGATCCTCATCAATATGGTC GTTGGGGATCTTCTAGTAGCTGCGCTAGGAAACCCTATCGCGATGACGTCGGCCATTGCGGGTACATGGTACTGGAGCCACAATATGTGTCTGTG TTACGCTTGGTTCATGACTACCATGGGGTTTGCCAGTATCGGAAACTTGACAGTGATGGCAATAGAGAGATTTCTACTAGTGGCATGCCCGATAAAGGCTGTATCGTTAAA GCATAGTTACGTGCTGGCACTCCTGGTTTGGATGtacgcgctctctctctcgttaccGCCACTCTTCAGCTGGGGAAAATATGGCCTGGAAGCGGGTAACATATCGTGTAGCGTCTCCTGGGAGTTGCATGATCCCGAGACGCACAGTGGCACTTACATCGCCTTTATATTTGTCCTCGGGTTCTTCCTCCCCGTTATACTAATCAGCAGCAGTTACTGCGGCATAGTAAGGATTTTGAGGAACATGAACAAGAGGATCA GTCTGAGCAACAGACGGGAAACGAAAGTTATAAGGATGGTGTATCTGATGATCCTCGCTTTCCTGATTGCTTGGTCGCCCTACGCCGTGCTTGCGCTCGCGACTCAGTACTTTTAC
- the LOC105284683 gene encoding green-sensitive opsin isoform X4: MSLNLSGDLPLDDALIVEEQVSTGIYIFSAITLGLIGFFGFVLNLLVILSVVKDSKALWTPNNVILINMVVGDLLVAALGNPIAMTSAIAGTWYWSHNMCLCYAWFMTTMGFASIGNLTVMAIERFLLVACPIKAVSLKHSYVLALLVWMYALSLSLPPLFSWGKYGLEAGNISCSVSWELHDPETHSGTYIAFIFVLGFFLPVILISSSYCGIVRILRNMNKRISLSNRRETKVIRMVYLMILAFLIAWSPYAVLALATQYFYPMRSKSN; the protein is encoded by the exons ATGTCTTTGAATTTGAGCGGCGATCTGCCACTGGACGACGCGTTGATCGTCGAGGAGCAAGTGTCGACCGGCATTTACATTTTCTCCGCGATCACGCTCGGTTTAATCGGTTTCTTCGGTTTTGTCCTGAATCTGCTGGTCATCCTGTCGGTCGTCAAGGACTCCAAGGCGCTATGGACGCCCAACAACGTGATCCTCATCAATATGGTC GTTGGGGATCTTCTAGTAGCTGCGCTAGGAAACCCTATCGCGATGACGTCGGCCATTGCGGGTACATGGTACTGGAGCCACAATATGTGTCTGTG TTACGCTTGGTTCATGACTACCATGGGGTTTGCCAGTATCGGAAACTTGACAGTGATGGCAATAGAGAGATTTCTACTAGTGGCATGCCCGATAAAGGCTGTATCGTTAAA GCATAGTTACGTGCTGGCACTCCTGGTTTGGATGtacgcgctctctctctcgttaccGCCACTCTTCAGCTGGGGAAAATATGGCCTGGAAGCGGGTAACATATCGTGTAGCGTCTCCTGGGAGTTGCATGATCCCGAGACGCACAGTGGCACTTACATCGCCTTTATATTTGTCCTCGGGTTCTTCCTCCCCGTTATACTAATCAGCAGCAGTTACTGCGGCATAGTAAGGATTTTGAGGAACATGAACAAGAGGATCA GTCTGAGCAACAGACGGGAAACGAAAGTTATAAGGATGGTGTATCTGATGATCCTCGCTTTCCTGATTGCTTGGTCGCCCTACGCCGTGCTTGCGCTCGCGACTCAGTACTTTTAC CCGATGAGGTCAAAGTCGAATTGA
- the LOC105284683 gene encoding green-sensitive opsin isoform X3 has translation MDAQQRDPHQYGRWGSSSSCARKPYRDDVGHCGYMVLEPQYVSVLRLVHDYHGVCQYRKLDSDGNREISTSGMPDKGCIVKVRHSYVLALLVWMYALSLSLPPLFSWGKYGLEAGNISCSVSWELHDPETHSGTYIAFIFVLGFFLPVILISSSYCGIVRILRNMNKRISLSNRRETKVIRMVYLMILAFLIAWSPYAVLALATQYFYARTSYIVAVLPCLLAKSSICYNPIIYACLNVQFSRAWKKMFFINKSTTRNSQHTGMTTLNKKKMRNLNRRQQQQACQAKI, from the exons ATGGACGCCCAACAACGTGATCCTCATCAATATGGTC GTTGGGGATCTTCTAGTAGCTGCGCTAGGAAACCCTATCGCGATGACGTCGGCCATTGCGGGTACATGGTACTGGAGCCACAATATGTGTCTGTG TTACGCTTGGTTCATGACTACCATGGGGTTTGCCAGTATCGGAAACTTGACAGTGATGGCAATAGAGAGATTTCTACTAGTGGCATGCCCGATAAAGGCTGTATCGTTAAAGTAAG GCATAGTTACGTGCTGGCACTCCTGGTTTGGATGtacgcgctctctctctcgttaccGCCACTCTTCAGCTGGGGAAAATATGGCCTGGAAGCGGGTAACATATCGTGTAGCGTCTCCTGGGAGTTGCATGATCCCGAGACGCACAGTGGCACTTACATCGCCTTTATATTTGTCCTCGGGTTCTTCCTCCCCGTTATACTAATCAGCAGCAGTTACTGCGGCATAGTAAGGATTTTGAGGAACATGAACAAGAGGATCA GTCTGAGCAACAGACGGGAAACGAAAGTTATAAGGATGGTGTATCTGATGATCCTCGCTTTCCTGATTGCTTGGTCGCCCTACGCCGTGCTTGCGCTCGCGACTCAGTACTTTTAC GCACGGACATCGTATATTGTGGCGGTGCTGCCCTGTCTCCTCGCCAAATCCTCTATCTGTTACAACCCCATAATATACGCGTGCCTGAACGTCCAATTCTCCCGCGCGTGGAAGAAGATGTTCTTTATTAATAAGAGCACAACTAGGAACAGCCAGCACACGGGTATGACCACATtgaacaagaaaaaaatgagaaatctCAATCGACGGCAGCAGCAACAGGCGTGTCAAGCAAAAATATAA